In a genomic window of Streptomyces sp. NBC_01231:
- a CDS encoding DUF488 family protein: MSVRVRRVYEPPEPDDGVRVLVDRLWPRGLSKDAAHVDEWPKDLTPSTELRRWYHAGEGSYEEFSERYEVELAAPEAAELLDHLRELTGRGAVTLLTAAKSPEQSHAPVLARLLTA; the protein is encoded by the coding sequence GTGAGCGTCCGTGTCCGTCGCGTCTACGAACCGCCCGAGCCGGACGACGGCGTACGTGTCCTGGTCGACCGGTTGTGGCCGCGCGGCCTGTCGAAGGACGCGGCACACGTCGACGAGTGGCCCAAGGACCTCACCCCGTCGACCGAACTGCGCCGTTGGTACCACGCGGGCGAGGGGTCGTACGAGGAGTTCAGCGAGCGGTACGAGGTGGAGCTGGCCGCTCCCGAGGCGGCCGAACTCCTCGACCATCTGCGTGAGTTGACCGGCCGGGGCGCCGTCACCCTGCTGACCGCCGCCAAGTCCCCCGAACAGAGCCACGCGCCGGTGCTGGCCCGCCTCCTGACAGCGTGA
- a CDS encoding M1 family metallopeptidase, translating into MRPSVRRTAVLRREAVIVTVPVALAALLAAAGPASAGPIGSAGVGDPYFPLAGNGGYHVGHYDLTLGYDPGSRHLTGKAVITARATQRLSRFDLDLEGLQVTGLTVDHVKAEYRRDGQELVVTPRHTLRKGERFKVTVTYAGKPAPVTDPDGSLDGWIPTDDGAFVVGEPQGAMTWFPANNHPLDKSSYDFTITVPEGRTAVANGVLLGQHTKNGTTTFRWRQKEPMAAYLATATVGTFQVQQYTTRDGIQVYDAVDPREAAAAKPVLKKLPSVLEWESKLFGPYPYRAAGSIVDHAPNVGYALETQTRPAYDRAPDLSTLVHESAHQWFGDSVSLTSWKEIWLNEGFATYAEWLYSEQHGGPSAQTAFDELYQRPASDDLWAFPPGDPGSGANIFGTPVYARGAMTLQVLRTAVGDRTFFRILRAWAAEHRYGHGTTPQFVRLAERLSGKDLDALFHTWLYTAGKPNTP; encoded by the coding sequence GTGAGACCGTCCGTCAGACGCACCGCCGTCCTCCGCCGAGAGGCCGTGATCGTCACCGTCCCCGTCGCCCTCGCGGCGCTGCTCGCGGCCGCCGGGCCCGCTTCGGCGGGCCCCATCGGCTCGGCCGGCGTCGGTGACCCGTACTTCCCGCTGGCCGGCAACGGCGGCTACCACGTCGGCCATTACGACCTGACGCTCGGTTATGACCCGGGCAGCCGGCACCTCACCGGCAAAGCGGTGATCACCGCCCGTGCCACCCAGCGGCTCAGCCGCTTCGACCTCGACCTCGAAGGGCTGCAGGTCACCGGGCTCACGGTCGACCACGTCAAGGCGGAGTACCGGCGCGACGGCCAGGAACTCGTCGTCACTCCGCGCCACACCCTGCGCAAGGGCGAGCGGTTCAAGGTCACGGTCACCTACGCCGGCAAGCCCGCGCCGGTCACCGACCCGGACGGCTCGCTCGACGGCTGGATCCCCACCGACGACGGCGCCTTCGTCGTCGGTGAACCACAGGGCGCCATGACCTGGTTCCCGGCGAACAACCACCCCCTCGACAAGTCGTCCTACGACTTCACGATCACCGTCCCCGAGGGCCGCACCGCCGTCGCCAACGGCGTCCTGCTCGGGCAGCACACCAAGAACGGCACCACCACCTTCCGCTGGCGCCAGAAGGAACCCATGGCCGCCTACCTCGCCACCGCGACCGTGGGGACGTTCCAGGTCCAGCAGTACACGACCCGCGACGGCATCCAGGTCTACGACGCCGTGGACCCGCGGGAGGCTGCCGCCGCGAAGCCCGTGCTGAAGAAGCTGCCCTCGGTGCTGGAGTGGGAGAGCAAGCTGTTCGGGCCGTACCCCTACCGCGCCGCCGGCTCCATCGTCGACCACGCCCCGAACGTCGGCTACGCGCTGGAGACCCAGACCCGGCCGGCGTACGACAGGGCCCCCGACCTGAGCACCCTCGTCCACGAGAGCGCCCACCAGTGGTTCGGCGACTCCGTCTCCCTCACCTCCTGGAAGGAGATCTGGCTCAACGAGGGATTCGCCACGTACGCGGAGTGGCTGTACAGCGAGCAGCACGGCGGCCCGAGTGCGCAGACGGCCTTCGACGAGCTCTACCAGCGTCCGGCGAGCGACGATCTGTGGGCCTTCCCGCCCGGCGACCCCGGCAGCGGCGCCAACATCTTCGGCACCCCCGTCTATGCCCGCGGCGCCATGACCCTGCAGGTCCTGCGCACGGCCGTCGGCGACCGGACGTTCTTCCGGATCCTGCGGGCCTGGGCCGCCGAACACCGCTACGGACACGGCACGACCCCCCAGTTCGTGCGCCTCGCGGAACGGCTCTCGGGCAAGGACCTGGACGCGCTGTTCCACACCTGGCTGTACACGGCGGGAAAGCCGAACACGCCGTAG